CCGGGTTTGACCCGCAAGCCGCTCGAAACCATGGGCGCGCATTGCTCGCCGATCGGCGAAATGATCTTCGACAACTTTCCAATTCCCGTGACGAACCGGCTCGGCAACGAGGGCGACGGTTTCCGCATCGCCATGGCCGCCTTCGACCACACCCGCCCGGTGGTCTCGGCGGCGGCGGTGGGCCTGGCGCGCCGCGCCATGGAACATGCGGTGAAGTACGCCAAGGAGCGCCAGGCCTTCGGCGTTCCCATCGCCAAGCACCAGGCCATCGCCTTCATGATCGCCGACATGGCGAAGGACATCGAAGCGGCGCGCCTGCTCGTCTGGCTTTCGGCCTGGACCATCGACCAGGGTCAGCGAAACACCCTGCAGGCAGCCTTCGCCAAGGCTTCGGCCGCCGACACGGCCATGCGCGTCGCCCTCGACGCGGTGCAAGTCCACGGGGGCTTCGGCTACAGCACCGAGTACCCGGTGGAAAAGCTGATGCGCGACGCCAAGGTGTTCCAGATCTACGAGGGCACGAGCCAAATCCAGCGTCTCATCATCGCCAAGGAGATCTTCGAGCGAGCTTGAGCATGCGAAGCGTCGAGATCCTCCGCCGCTATGACGTGGTCCTGTGCGACATCGACGGCGTCCTCCACCGGGGCCCTCAGGCCATCGAAGGGGTGCCGGCGTTTCTCCGCGCCCTGGAGCCCGAGGGGCCGCGGCTCTTCTTCATCACCAACAACGGCACGGCGCTGCCCGAGCAGATCGCCGCCTGGCTGGGAAAGCTCGGCCTGGAGATCGACACCTCGCGCCTCGTCACCGCCGGCGAGGTGCTGGTCGAGGAGTTCCGCGACCGCAATCTGGTGGGACAGCCGATCCTGAGCGTGGGCAACGAGCCGGCCTCCGAGTACATCCGCCGCGCCGGCGGGCAGGTCATCCCGGAGGCGCAAGCGCGGCAGCGCTACGCCGAGGCCAAGGCCGTGGTCGTAGGCAGCTCGCGGCAGCTCAACAAGGAAGTCCTGGATGCGGCGTGCAACGCCGTCTATCGTTGCGGCGTGCCAGTGATTTGCACCAACCCCGACGTCTTCACCCCCACCGGGAACGGCGAGATCACCCTCGTCGCCGGGGCCCTGGCGCGCATCTTCGAACGCGAGCTTGGCGTCGCCGTACGCTGGCTCGGCAAGCCGCACCGGCCGATTTTCGACCTGGCGTTGCGGCGCCTCACGGCTCTGACCGGCCTCGAAAAGCCTCGCGTTCTCGTGGTGGACGACAACCTGGAGAGCGGCATCCGCGGCGGCGCCAGCATGGGCTTCGACACGCTCCTCGTCCTCACCGGTTGGCACCGCAACCGCGAGGAAGCGGAAACGGTCATGCGCCAACAAGACCTGCGCCCCACCTACGTCCTCGATTCCCTCGTCGACTGATGGATCTCCTCCTCGAAGCCGTGGTGCGGCTGAACCGCCTGTTCCCCAAGCCACGCGTGGGCGGGCGCGAGTCGGACGACGCCTATTCGGAGTGGGAGTACCGCGTCGGCCGTGAGATTTTCCAGGAACACTTCCCCGGCGCCAACCTGGAGGGTGCCCGCGTCCTCGACGTGGGCTGCGGCCTCGGGGGCAAGACGGTTTGGTACGCCGAATCCGGGGCTCGGTCTGTGGTGGGCTTGGACCTGGAGCCGAAGCACGTGCGGCAGAGCCGGGCCTTCGCCGCCGCCCGCGGCCAAGCGGCGCGCATCGCCGTGCTGCGCGGCGATGCCATGCGGCTTCCCTTCGCCACCGGCAGCTTCGAAGTGGTGACGGCGAACGACTCGCTGGAGCACTTCGCCGCTCCGGCCGAGGCGCTGCACGAGCTGGGGCGGGTGCTGCGCCCTGGCGGCCGGCTCTTCCTCTACTTCACGCCGTACAAGTCGCCCCTCGGTTCACACCTCTACGATCACGTGAAGATTCCCTGGTGCCAGCTGCTGCTTTCGCGCCGGCTGCTGTACGGGACGCTGGCGCGCGCCGTGCACGACGAGGAGCGCGCGCGGGGCGGCAGCGACATCGAGGCGCGCGCCGCGCAACGCACGCGCGAGATCATCGCCTACTTCGAGGGCAACGTGAACCGCATCACCGTGCGACGCTTCCAGGAGATCCTGCGCGCCGAGCCCGCCCTCGCCGCCCGGCGGGTGCACTACACCGTGCCCCGCTTCCACTTTCTCCAGCCGCTCCTGGCCTGGCCCCTGGCGCGGGAGTTCCTCGCTGGCCTCGTCTTCGCCGATCTGGAGCGCGTCTGAGGCCGCGCCCGCGGCCCTTTCGGGGCCGGGGACCCTGCGATAATGTTGGAGATGGCCCGGCCAGGCCGGTTTCGAGGTGGAGAGCGAAGATGAATGGGGAGAACGTGATGGACCGCCGCGGGCTCGCCCTCGGCGTCTCCCTGGTCCTCCACCTCCTTTTCCTCCTCCTCGCCTGGTACGGGGCCCCGGTCGTCGCCGCGCTGCTGGCCGGTTCTCACAAAGCGACACCGACGCCCACACTGGTCACCTTCCGCATGGGCGACGTGGTCGCCGACGTTTCCGACGCGAGCCGGGTGGCCGAGCCGCCACCCACCGACATCCAGGCACGGCAGAACTCCCGTGCCGCCGACCTGGTGCCGGGGAACGAGGACACGCCGGTACCGGCGGGCGGCCAGGTGGGCCTCGACAACAGCATTCCCGGCACCGGGGCGCAGGAGGAGCACGCTGGCGCCGCCGGGGCGCCGGACGCCGCCGCGGCAAAGAGCGCCGCGACGAAAGGAGCGGCGACGGAGCAGGCGGAGAGCTCGACGCCACCGACGGCCGAAGGGGATCGCATGCAGGCCAGCTTGCGCGACGCGCTGCCCTCTTCGTCCGAGCAGATGCTCACCGGCCGGCGTGCGCAAGCGGCGGCGCGCCCCGGCTATGGCGCCCGTCGCTCCGGCGAGTTCGAAGACGTCGGTGCCCTCGCCTTCGGCGAATACGCTTTCAGCACCCGGGCCTGGGACTACGAACCCTACTGGGTGCACATGCGCGCCAAGCTGTACGCGGCGTGGAATCCGCCGGTCGCCTACACGCAGTACGGCATCATCCAAGGCGGCTCGACCATCGTGCGCGTCACCGTGCACAAGGACGGCACCATCTCGGATGCCCAGATCCTGCAGACCGACGGCCACGAGTCGCTGCACCGCTCGAGCCTCGCCGCCATGTTGGGCGCCGCACCTTTCCGTCCCCTGCCCGAAGACTTCCCCGATCCAGAACTCGTCGTGACCGTGCGCTTCGTCTACATGCCACCGGGCGCAGCGCGAAACGCGCCTTGACGCCCTCCCCGAGCCCGTGTTGACTGGCCGGGGCCCGGACGCGCCGGACCCGAGAAAGGAACGCATGCGCAGGCTGCTGCTCCTGGAACGAAGCGCCGCGCGCGCCGTCACGGTGCTCGTGCTCTTCGTTGCCTGCATCCTCGCCTGCGGTGAGGACGAGCCCACGGGCGTCGGGCAGGACCTGCGCACCGCTCCTGACACCTTGCTCGTCTTCGAGACCTCGAACGTGGTGACGGACTCCGTCTACTCGCTGCCGGTGTCGCTGCGGAGATCCCCCACAGGGCAGATCGGCAAGCAAGGGCCTTACACGGCGCAGATCCTCTACGACTTCCGCGTTCCATCCTTCATCGTCGAGGATGCGGACACGTTGCGCCTCACTAGGGGACACTTCGAGGTCGATCTCACCAAGGTGACGACGTCGCCGTTCACCGGCATCATGCACCTCGGCATGCGGGAGGTGGCCCTTGCAGCCCGCGGTTGGAGCACCTCCGCCGTCTTCGATTCCACCGTCCTCACCGCGCTTCCCGAGTTGCTCCCGACTTTCGTGGGCGACACGCTCGTCGCCGACACGGACTTCCAGGCGGACGAGCCCAAGCTGACCATGCGCGTGGATGTCCACAGCCTGGTGGATTTCGACTCGGTGCTCGCCCGCTCCGAGCCGCTGACCGTCAACGTGGCGCTCGTCTTCCTCGGGTTCACCGCAGGCGGCCCCGGCTTCGTCAACTTCCTGCAGATCAACGCCGCCAGCGTGCCGCTGCCGCGCTTCGTCGGTTCCTACGTGGATCCCTTGAACCCGACCACCACCGGGAGCGATTCCCCCGTCGGACCGGCGCGCCAGCTGGTAGTGGTCGAGTTCGATTCCGCCTACAGCCCGGGCAGCAACTGGGTGGTGAGCGATGCACAGCGCTTCCACACCTTCTTTTCCTTCCCCGCTCTGGACAGCTTGCGGAGCTCGATCCCCCAAGAGGCCTTCGTGCATCGCGCCGATCTCATCCTCACCCAAGCGGCGCGCGGCGACACCATTTTCGGTGTCGGTCCAAACGTGGGTGTCATCGTGCCTTCCGACGCGGCGCTCACCGACAGCACCCTCGTGTTTTCTGAAGGCGAGAACAACCGACCCATCGCCCTGCCGCAGCCGGAGTCCCAGACCGACGTGGCGGGGGTCTCGCTGACGCCCAACGCAGGCGTCCAGGTGGTCATGGAAGTCACCGTGTATCTCTTCGAACAGCAGGAGGGCACGGTGAAGAACCGGGGCATGATCCTGCGACTCTCGAACGAAGGCACCGGGGCGCGTCACTTCGAGTTCCTGGGACCGACGGCGATCGACACGGCGCAGCGCCCGCGCTTGCGCATCATCTATGGTTTGCCCGCCGACTTCGGGGAGGGGCATCCATGAAGGGACGCTGGCCGCGGATTGCCTGGAGCCCGGTGCAGGTCGCTCCGTGGTCAGTGCTTCGGAGCGGCGCCTCGGCTCTGCTCCTGCTCGGAGCCTCTGCTCTGATCCTGCTCGGGGCGCTGCGCCCGGCCGCGGCTTCGGAATCGATCTTCGGCCTGCAGTTCTTGGGCACGAGCGACGAGACTGGCGACGGCCGCGCTCGCGGGCTCGGCATCCTCGGCGTGGCCCTCGACGACACGACCACCGCGATCACCCCCAACCCGGCCGCGTACGGCGGCCTGCACTACATGACCTTCTCGTTCATGGGGGTGATGGGCTCGCGCACCGCGCGCACCGCGACCGAGGAAGTGCAAGATGGTTTCGCCCGCTTCCCGCACGTGCGCGTCGCCATCCCGCTCTTCGGCCGGGTCGTGCTCGGCACCGGCTTCTCGGGCTTCCGCAACACCCGGGGTGGCTTCAGCCTCGCCCCCCGCTCCATCGACGGGCTCGGGTACAGGCAGAGCTTCGAACGAGACGGCTCGCTGTACACGCTCCCCATCGTGGTGGCGGCTGGTATCGGTTCGAGGGTGCGCGTCGGTGTCTCCGTCGATTTCCTCCTCGGGACGGTGGACGAGAAATGGATCAGCGCCGGGGATTCGCTGCTCAATCTCGCCACTCGCCGGCGCGATGAGATGCGCGGCACCTCGGTGCGGCTCGGCGTCATGTCCGCGCCGTGGCCCTGGCTCCGTGTCGGCGCCGCCTGGTCCCCCGAGTTCAACGCCGAGCGCGAGCGGCGCACGACCTTGGAAGACGCCACCCCTGGTTCGACGGCAGCTCCCATCCGCCATTCGAGCCTGAACACCGACGTGAACCTGCCGCAGATGCTGCAGGGCGGCGCCGCGATCAAGCTCGGGCGGGAGTGGCTCGTCGCCGGGGATTTCCTCTGGCGCGATTGGCCCACCTACGATGGCAGCACCTACGAGGCCTCCGGCGTGCGGGCCGAAACACGTTACGGCGCCGGACTCGAGTATCGCGTCGGCATCTGGTCCTACATCCGTGCCGGGGTGTCGCGCTGGACCTGGGGTTTCGACGCCGAAGGCGCGGCGGTGCGGGAAACGGCCATCCACTTTGGCGGCGGCGTGCCCCTTTCGCCCGGCAAGGGAGGCGTGCACTTTGCCCTCGAGCACGCCTGGATCGGCAGCCTGGCGGACAACGGTCTCGAGGAGCGCGCCTGGCGCGTGGTGGTGAGCGTTTCGGGGCAGGAGACCTGGCTCCGCAAAGCGCCCCATGCGCGCTGAGGACAGCCCCGGGAAGCCGTTGCGTTCGCCGGGCACGCGCTCCCGGCCGCCCGGGAAGGCCCGGAGCCGGGCGCTGGATCGAGCGCTGGAACTATAATGGTTGGCTCGGGCTATCATGCGGAGGCTCCCGGGAGGGGGCCTCAGAACAGGAGAAAGGTTCCATGCTCGCCCTGCGCCGGATCGTTCCTCTTCGTAGCTTCTGGACTTGGTTGCTCGCGGGACTGTTGCTCCTGCCGCTCCGGAGCGGCGCCCAGGACAAGACGCCGCTGCAGAAGGAACTGGAGGGGAAGACGCCCCGCGATCAACTGGTCTATTTGAAGGGAATCGTGGACGAAGGCAAGGGGACGAAGGAGACCTACTTCCACCTGGGGAACGCCTATTTTCAGACCGGCGATCCGACCGGAGCCGTCGGCGCCTTCCAAAAGGCCATCGAACTGGATCCGAAGTACTTCAAGGCCATGGTGAACCTGGCCCTGATGTACGACGAGCAGGAGCGTTATTCCCTCGCCATCGAGACGCTGGAGCGCGCCGCCGAGATCGATCCCAAGAGCCCCGATGTGTGGAGCCACATGGGCAACTCCTACTACGCCCAGGGTGAGCACTCCAAGGCCATGGACTTCTACCGCAAGGCCCTGGGGTTCAACCCCAATGCGACGCACGCGCTCTACAGCATCGGCGTCGCCTTCGCCGACGCGGGGATCTTCCGCGAGGCCGTGCGCTACTGGACGCGGGTGGGCGAACTCGAGCCGGATTCGGAGCTGGGGAAGAACGCCGCCGAGAACGTCAAGCTCCTGCAGCAGTACCTCGTGCCCCACTAGAGTCGAAGTGAGCGCAGCCGCCATGCCCTTCCTGAGCGACCCCTGGGTCGAGCGCGACCTCCACGGCGAGACCGTGCTCCTCGCCATGAGCGGCGGCGTGGACAGCAGCGCCGCCGCCGTGCTCTTGCAGCAGCGCGGCGCCCGCGTCCTCGGCTTGACCATGAAGAACTTCTGCTACTCCCAGGTGGAGAGCGAAGGCGACACGAGCTGCTGCTCCCTCGGGCAACTGCTCGATGCGCGCCGTGTCTGCGAGCAGCTCGGCATCGAGCACTTCCTCCTCGACGTCACCAAGCCCTTCGGTGCCCGGGTCATGGACCGCTTCGTCGAGGAGTACGAGGCCGGGCGGACACCGAACCCCTGCGTGGACTGCAACCAGTCGGTGCGCTTCCCGATCCTGCTGGAGCAGGCGCGAGAGCTGGGGGCAGCCTACGTGGCCACTGGCCATTACGCCCGCATCGCTTGCGATGCGCGCGGTCGCCCTTTCGTCCGCCGCGGCGCCGACAGCGCCAAGGATCAGTCGTACTTCCTGCACGGCGTGCCCGAGGCGTGCCTCGAGCGCACGCTCTTTCCCCTCGGCGGGCGGCGCAAGGAGGAAGTGCGCGAGGTCGCCAAGGCGGCGTCGCTGCCCGTCGCCGCGAAGCCGGAGAGCCAGGAGATCTGCTTCCTGCCCACGGGCAATCGGCGCGAGTTCCTGGAGAAGCGCCGGCCGCCGCGACCGGGAGTGGTCAAGGATCTCGAGGGACACACGCTGGCGGTGCATGACGGCATCGGCCAGTTCACCGTGGGACAGCGGCGGGGCCTGCAGGTGGCCGCCGGCAAGCCGCTCTACGTGCACCATCTCGAGCCGGAGACCGAGACCGTGGTCGTGGGCGACGAGGATTCGCTCTGGCGCCTGGGTGTCGAGCTCGAGGCGTTCTGGTGCCGCGGTTCCCTCGAGGCGGAGGACCTCGCCGTGCAGCTCCGCTACCGGA
This Candidatus Krumholzibacteriia bacterium DNA region includes the following protein-coding sequences:
- a CDS encoding TonB family protein, which gives rise to MNGENVMDRRGLALGVSLVLHLLFLLLAWYGAPVVAALLAGSHKATPTPTLVTFRMGDVVADVSDASRVAEPPPTDIQARQNSRAADLVPGNEDTPVPAGGQVGLDNSIPGTGAQEEHAGAAGAPDAAAAKSAATKGAATEQAESSTPPTAEGDRMQASLRDALPSSSEQMLTGRRAQAAARPGYGARRSGEFEDVGALAFGEYAFSTRAWDYEPYWVHMRAKLYAAWNPPVAYTQYGIIQGGSTIVRVTVHKDGTISDAQILQTDGHESLHRSSLAAMLGAAPFRPLPEDFPDPELVVTVRFVYMPPGAARNAP
- a CDS encoding HAD-IIA family hydrolase, which codes for MRSVEILRRYDVVLCDIDGVLHRGPQAIEGVPAFLRALEPEGPRLFFITNNGTALPEQIAAWLGKLGLEIDTSRLVTAGEVLVEEFRDRNLVGQPILSVGNEPASEYIRRAGGQVIPEAQARQRYAEAKAVVVGSSRQLNKEVLDAACNAVYRCGVPVICTNPDVFTPTGNGEITLVAGALARIFERELGVAVRWLGKPHRPIFDLALRRLTALTGLEKPRVLVVDDNLESGIRGGASMGFDTLLVLTGWHRNREEAETVMRQQDLRPTYVLDSLVD
- a CDS encoding acyl-CoA dehydrogenase family protein, with translation PGLTRKPLETMGAHCSPIGEMIFDNFPIPVTNRLGNEGDGFRIAMAAFDHTRPVVSAAAVGLARRAMEHAVKYAKERQAFGVPIAKHQAIAFMIADMAKDIEAARLLVWLSAWTIDQGQRNTLQAAFAKASAADTAMRVALDAVQVHGGFGYSTEYPVEKLMRDAKVFQIYEGTSQIQRLIIAKEIFERA
- the mnmA gene encoding tRNA 2-thiouridine(34) synthase MnmA; this encodes MSAAAMPFLSDPWVERDLHGETVLLAMSGGVDSSAAAVLLQQRGARVLGLTMKNFCYSQVESEGDTSCCSLGQLLDARRVCEQLGIEHFLLDVTKPFGARVMDRFVEEYEAGRTPNPCVDCNQSVRFPILLEQARELGAAYVATGHYARIACDARGRPFVRRGADSAKDQSYFLHGVPEACLERTLFPLGGRRKEEVREVAKAASLPVAAKPESQEICFLPTGNRREFLEKRRPPRPGVVKDLEGHTLAVHDGIGQFTVGQRRGLQVAAGKPLYVHHLEPETETVVVGDEDSLWRLGVELEAFWCRGSLEAEDLAVQLRYRSAPAALAALELGVGTAVLHFRSPQRAVAPGQAAVLYDGDVVVGGGRIRAALP
- a CDS encoding class I SAM-dependent methyltransferase, whose product is MDLLLEAVVRLNRLFPKPRVGGRESDDAYSEWEYRVGREIFQEHFPGANLEGARVLDVGCGLGGKTVWYAESGARSVVGLDLEPKHVRQSRAFAAARGQAARIAVLRGDAMRLPFATGSFEVVTANDSLEHFAAPAEALHELGRVLRPGGRLFLYFTPYKSPLGSHLYDHVKIPWCQLLLSRRLLYGTLARAVHDEERARGGSDIEARAAQRTREIIAYFEGNVNRITVRRFQEILRAEPALAARRVHYTVPRFHFLQPLLAWPLAREFLAGLVFADLERV
- a CDS encoding tetratricopeptide repeat protein; the encoded protein is MLALRRIVPLRSFWTWLLAGLLLLPLRSGAQDKTPLQKELEGKTPRDQLVYLKGIVDEGKGTKETYFHLGNAYFQTGDPTGAVGAFQKAIELDPKYFKAMVNLALMYDEQERYSLAIETLERAAEIDPKSPDVWSHMGNSYYAQGEHSKAMDFYRKALGFNPNATHALYSIGVAFADAGIFREAVRYWTRVGELEPDSELGKNAAENVKLLQQYLVPH